A section of the Labrus mixtus chromosome 15, fLabMix1.1, whole genome shotgun sequence genome encodes:
- the LOC132989290 gene encoding cyclin-dependent kinase 17-like isoform X2, producing the protein MYSHTPLVVFSGITPLLPLGIHTAAAIWLIIAGRDSCVYKRKPVGPGGTIEKMDRMKIIKRRLSMSLRSARPVDDSLSELAEQMALDEPSTARDNEPMVVCALHPPASHSAPSFLRQYAGHLGRTALRREPGGGLERDRAFLNLHRTGSLGIVHENVKMGSDGESDQASGTSSDEVQSPVRVRMRNNHHRRISNEDINKRLSLPADIRLPEGYLEKFAMNSPPFDKPMSRRLRRASLSEIGFGKLETYIKLDKLGEGTYATVFKGRSKLTDNLVALKEIRLEHEEGAPCTAIREVSLLKDLKHANIVTLHDIIHTDKCLTLVFEYLEKDLKQYMDDCGNIMSVHNVKIFLFQLLRGLAYCHRRKVLHRDLKPQNLLINEKGELKLADFGLARAKSVPTKTYSNEVVTLWYRPPDVLLGSTEYSTPIDMWGVGCIFYEMITGRPLFPGSTVEDELHLIFRILGTPTEETWPGSTTSEEFKTYNFPQYNAEPLVNHAPRIDSDGHDLLSMLLQFEAKKRVSAEDALRQSYFRSLGEEVQTLADTASIFSVKGIQLQKDPGKRSSVYPESAQGKSRRQSVLF; encoded by the exons GCCTGTGGGCCCTGGTGGTACCATTGAGAAGATGGACAGGATGAAGATAATCAAGCGGAGGCTGTCCATGTCTCTACGTAGCGCTCGGCCAGTCGACGACTCGCTATCAGAACTGGCAGAACAGATGGCCTTGGACGAGCCATCCACAGCCAGGGACAATG AGCCGATGGTGGTGTGCGCCCTGCACCCTCCCGCCTCACACAGTGCTCCCTCCTTCCTGCGTCAATATGCTGGTCATCTGGGCCGCACCGCCCTGCGCAGAGAGCCAGGCGGGGGGCTGGAAAGAGACAGAGCCTTCCTAAACCTACACAGAACTGGATCTCtgg GTATTGTCCATGAGAATGTGAAGATGGGTTCAGATGGGGAGAGCGACCAGGCATCAGGGACATCTTCTGATGAGGTCCAGAGTCCAGTCAGGGTCCGCATGCGGAACAACCACCATCGGCGCATCTCTAATGAG GACATCAACAAGCGTTTGTCTCTCCCGGCTGATATCAGGCTACCGGAGGGCTACTTGGAGAAGTTTGCCATGAACAGCCCGCCTTTCGACAAGCCCATGAGCCGCAGGCTACGACGCGCTTCATTG TCTGAAATCGGCTTTGGGAAACTTGAGACCTACATCAAACTGGATAAACTAGGGGAG GGGACCTATGCTACAGTGTTTAAGGGGCGAAGCAAGTTAACAGACAACTTAGTAGCTCTGAAGGAGATCCGGCTGGAGCATGAGGAGGGTGCGCCCTGCACTGCCATCAGAGAAG TGTCTCTACTGAAAGACTTGAAGCACGCCAATATTGTCACTCTCCATGACATTATCCACACTGACAAGTGCCTGACACTCGTGTTTGAGTATCTG GAAAAAGATCTGAAGCAGTACATGGATGACTGCGGGAACATCATGAGTGTTCACAATGTCAAG ATATTTCTCTTCCAGCTGTTGCGAGGTCTGGCATACTGCCACAGAAGGAAGGTCCTCCACAGAGACCTTAAACCTCAGAACCTGCTGATCAATGAAAAGGGAGAGCTCAAACTGGCAGACTTTG GTTTGGCGAGAGCCAAGTCTGTTCCCACAAAGACCTACTCCAATGAAGTTGTGACATTATGGTACAGACCACCCGATGTTCTTCTAGGCTCCACTGAGTACTCCACACCCATTGATATGTG GGGTGTTGGATGCATCTTTTATGAAATGATCACTGGCAGACCTCTCTTCCCTGGATCCACTGTGGAGGATGAGCTTCATCTCATATTTCGTATCCTAG GTACCCCCACAGAAGAGACTTGGCCTGGTAGCACGACCAGTGAAGAGTTCAAGACGTACAATTTCCCCCAGTACAATGCAGAGCCTCTCGTCAACCACGCACCaag GATAGACAGTGATGGTCATGACTTGCTCTCAATGCTTCTACAG tTTGAGGCTAAGAAACGGGTATCAGCTGAGGATGCTCTCAGACAATCGTATTTCAGGAGCCTCGGGGAGGAGGTTCAAACACTGGCTGACA CTGCCTCAATCTTCTCTGTAAAGGGCATTCAGCTACAGAAAGATCCAGGGAAAAGGTCCTCTGTCTACCCAGAGTCAG cccagGGGAAGAGCAGGAGGCAGAGTGTGTTGTTTTAG
- the LOC132989290 gene encoding cyclin-dependent kinase 16-like isoform X6, which produces MYSHTPLVVFSGITPLLPLGIHTAAAIWLIIAGRDSCVYKRKPVGPGGTIEKMDRMKIIKRRLSMSLRSARPVDDSLSELAEQMALDEPSTARDNGIVHENVKMGSDGESDQASGTSSDEVQSPVRVRMRNNHHRRISNEDINKRLSLPADIRLPEGYLEKFAMNSPPFDKPMSRRLRRASLSEIGFGKLETYIKLDKLGEGTYATVFKGRSKLTDNLVALKEIRLEHEEGAPCTAIREVSLLKDLKHANIVTLHDIIHTDKCLTLVFEYLEKDLKQYMDDCGNIMSVHNVKIFLFQLLRGLAYCHRRKVLHRDLKPQNLLINEKGELKLADFGLARAKSVPTKTYSNEVVTLWYRPPDVLLGSTEYSTPIDMWGVGCIFYEMITGRPLFPGSTVEDELHLIFRILGTPTEETWPGSTTSEEFKTYNFPQYNAEPLVNHAPRIDSDGHDLLSMLLQFEAKKRVSAEDALRQSYFRSLGEEVQTLADTASIFSVKGIQLQKDPGKRSSVYPESAQGKSRRQSVLF; this is translated from the exons GCCTGTGGGCCCTGGTGGTACCATTGAGAAGATGGACAGGATGAAGATAATCAAGCGGAGGCTGTCCATGTCTCTACGTAGCGCTCGGCCAGTCGACGACTCGCTATCAGAACTGGCAGAACAGATGGCCTTGGACGAGCCATCCACAGCCAGGGACAATG GTATTGTCCATGAGAATGTGAAGATGGGTTCAGATGGGGAGAGCGACCAGGCATCAGGGACATCTTCTGATGAGGTCCAGAGTCCAGTCAGGGTCCGCATGCGGAACAACCACCATCGGCGCATCTCTAATGAG GACATCAACAAGCGTTTGTCTCTCCCGGCTGATATCAGGCTACCGGAGGGCTACTTGGAGAAGTTTGCCATGAACAGCCCGCCTTTCGACAAGCCCATGAGCCGCAGGCTACGACGCGCTTCATTG TCTGAAATCGGCTTTGGGAAACTTGAGACCTACATCAAACTGGATAAACTAGGGGAG GGGACCTATGCTACAGTGTTTAAGGGGCGAAGCAAGTTAACAGACAACTTAGTAGCTCTGAAGGAGATCCGGCTGGAGCATGAGGAGGGTGCGCCCTGCACTGCCATCAGAGAAG TGTCTCTACTGAAAGACTTGAAGCACGCCAATATTGTCACTCTCCATGACATTATCCACACTGACAAGTGCCTGACACTCGTGTTTGAGTATCTG GAAAAAGATCTGAAGCAGTACATGGATGACTGCGGGAACATCATGAGTGTTCACAATGTCAAG ATATTTCTCTTCCAGCTGTTGCGAGGTCTGGCATACTGCCACAGAAGGAAGGTCCTCCACAGAGACCTTAAACCTCAGAACCTGCTGATCAATGAAAAGGGAGAGCTCAAACTGGCAGACTTTG GTTTGGCGAGAGCCAAGTCTGTTCCCACAAAGACCTACTCCAATGAAGTTGTGACATTATGGTACAGACCACCCGATGTTCTTCTAGGCTCCACTGAGTACTCCACACCCATTGATATGTG GGGTGTTGGATGCATCTTTTATGAAATGATCACTGGCAGACCTCTCTTCCCTGGATCCACTGTGGAGGATGAGCTTCATCTCATATTTCGTATCCTAG GTACCCCCACAGAAGAGACTTGGCCTGGTAGCACGACCAGTGAAGAGTTCAAGACGTACAATTTCCCCCAGTACAATGCAGAGCCTCTCGTCAACCACGCACCaag GATAGACAGTGATGGTCATGACTTGCTCTCAATGCTTCTACAG tTTGAGGCTAAGAAACGGGTATCAGCTGAGGATGCTCTCAGACAATCGTATTTCAGGAGCCTCGGGGAGGAGGTTCAAACACTGGCTGACA CTGCCTCAATCTTCTCTGTAAAGGGCATTCAGCTACAGAAAGATCCAGGGAAAAGGTCCTCTGTCTACCCAGAGTCAG cccagGGGAAGAGCAGGAGGCAGAGTGTGTTGTTTTAG
- the LOC132989290 gene encoding cyclin-dependent kinase 17-like isoform X3: MYSHTPLVVFSGITPLLPLGIHTAAAIWLIIAGRDSCVYKRKPVGPGGTIEKMDRMKIIKRRLSMSLRSARPVDDSLSELAEQMALDEPSTARDNEPMVVCALHPPASHSAPSFLRQYAGHLGRTALRREPGGGLERDRAFLNLHRTGSLGIVHENVKMGSDGESDQASGTSSDEVQSPVRVRMRNNHHRRISNEDINKRLSLPADIRLPEGYLEKFAMNSPPFDKPMSRRLRRASLSEIGFGKLETYIKLDKLGEGTYATVFKGRSKLTDNLVALKEIRLEHEEGAPCTAIREVSLLKDLKHANIVTLHDIIHTDKCLTLVFEYLEKDLKQYMDDCGNIMSVHNVKIFLFQLLRGLAYCHRRKVLHRDLKPQNLLINEKGELKLADFGLARAKSVPTKTYSNEVVTLWYRPPDVLLGSTEYSTPIDMWGVGCIFYEMITGRPLFPGSTVEDELHLIFRILGTPTEETWPGSTTSEEFKTYNFPQYNAEPLVNHAPRIDSDGHDLLSMLLQFEAKKRVSAEDALRQSYFRSLGEEVQTLADTASIFSVKGIQLQKDPGKRSSVYPESALFRFLRREM; encoded by the exons GCCTGTGGGCCCTGGTGGTACCATTGAGAAGATGGACAGGATGAAGATAATCAAGCGGAGGCTGTCCATGTCTCTACGTAGCGCTCGGCCAGTCGACGACTCGCTATCAGAACTGGCAGAACAGATGGCCTTGGACGAGCCATCCACAGCCAGGGACAATG AGCCGATGGTGGTGTGCGCCCTGCACCCTCCCGCCTCACACAGTGCTCCCTCCTTCCTGCGTCAATATGCTGGTCATCTGGGCCGCACCGCCCTGCGCAGAGAGCCAGGCGGGGGGCTGGAAAGAGACAGAGCCTTCCTAAACCTACACAGAACTGGATCTCtgg GTATTGTCCATGAGAATGTGAAGATGGGTTCAGATGGGGAGAGCGACCAGGCATCAGGGACATCTTCTGATGAGGTCCAGAGTCCAGTCAGGGTCCGCATGCGGAACAACCACCATCGGCGCATCTCTAATGAG GACATCAACAAGCGTTTGTCTCTCCCGGCTGATATCAGGCTACCGGAGGGCTACTTGGAGAAGTTTGCCATGAACAGCCCGCCTTTCGACAAGCCCATGAGCCGCAGGCTACGACGCGCTTCATTG TCTGAAATCGGCTTTGGGAAACTTGAGACCTACATCAAACTGGATAAACTAGGGGAG GGGACCTATGCTACAGTGTTTAAGGGGCGAAGCAAGTTAACAGACAACTTAGTAGCTCTGAAGGAGATCCGGCTGGAGCATGAGGAGGGTGCGCCCTGCACTGCCATCAGAGAAG TGTCTCTACTGAAAGACTTGAAGCACGCCAATATTGTCACTCTCCATGACATTATCCACACTGACAAGTGCCTGACACTCGTGTTTGAGTATCTG GAAAAAGATCTGAAGCAGTACATGGATGACTGCGGGAACATCATGAGTGTTCACAATGTCAAG ATATTTCTCTTCCAGCTGTTGCGAGGTCTGGCATACTGCCACAGAAGGAAGGTCCTCCACAGAGACCTTAAACCTCAGAACCTGCTGATCAATGAAAAGGGAGAGCTCAAACTGGCAGACTTTG GTTTGGCGAGAGCCAAGTCTGTTCCCACAAAGACCTACTCCAATGAAGTTGTGACATTATGGTACAGACCACCCGATGTTCTTCTAGGCTCCACTGAGTACTCCACACCCATTGATATGTG GGGTGTTGGATGCATCTTTTATGAAATGATCACTGGCAGACCTCTCTTCCCTGGATCCACTGTGGAGGATGAGCTTCATCTCATATTTCGTATCCTAG GTACCCCCACAGAAGAGACTTGGCCTGGTAGCACGACCAGTGAAGAGTTCAAGACGTACAATTTCCCCCAGTACAATGCAGAGCCTCTCGTCAACCACGCACCaag GATAGACAGTGATGGTCATGACTTGCTCTCAATGCTTCTACAG tTTGAGGCTAAGAAACGGGTATCAGCTGAGGATGCTCTCAGACAATCGTATTTCAGGAGCCTCGGGGAGGAGGTTCAAACACTGGCTGACA CTGCCTCAATCTTCTCTGTAAAGGGCATTCAGCTACAGAAAGATCCAGGGAAAAGGTCCTCTGTCTACCCAGAGTCAG CCCTGTTTAGGTTTCTACGACGAGAGATGTAG
- the LOC132989290 gene encoding cyclin-dependent kinase 17-like isoform X4 has product MDRMKIIKRRLSMSLRSARPVDDSLSELAEQMALDEPSTARDNEPMVVCALHPPASHSAPSFLRQYAGHLGRTALRREPGGGLERDRAFLNLHRTGSLGIVHENVKMGSDGESDQASGTSSDEVQSPVRVRMRNNHHRRISNEDINKRLSLPADIRLPEGYLEKFAMNSPPFDKPMSRRLRRASLSEIGFGKLETYIKLDKLGEGTYATVFKGRSKLTDNLVALKEIRLEHEEGAPCTAIREVSLLKDLKHANIVTLHDIIHTDKCLTLVFEYLEKDLKQYMDDCGNIMSVHNVKIFLFQLLRGLAYCHRRKVLHRDLKPQNLLINEKGELKLADFGLARAKSVPTKTYSNEVVTLWYRPPDVLLGSTEYSTPIDMWGVGCIFYEMITGRPLFPGSTVEDELHLIFRILGTPTEETWPGSTTSEEFKTYNFPQYNAEPLVNHAPRIDSDGHDLLSMLLQFEAKKRVSAEDALRQSYFRSLGEEVQTLADTASIFSVKGIQLQKDPGKRSSVYPESAMAHKLGSAPSQYFQREAANPRAQSHNLSSTSTG; this is encoded by the exons ATGGACAGGATGAAGATAATCAAGCGGAGGCTGTCCATGTCTCTACGTAGCGCTCGGCCAGTCGACGACTCGCTATCAGAACTGGCAGAACAGATGGCCTTGGACGAGCCATCCACAGCCAGGGACAATG AGCCGATGGTGGTGTGCGCCCTGCACCCTCCCGCCTCACACAGTGCTCCCTCCTTCCTGCGTCAATATGCTGGTCATCTGGGCCGCACCGCCCTGCGCAGAGAGCCAGGCGGGGGGCTGGAAAGAGACAGAGCCTTCCTAAACCTACACAGAACTGGATCTCtgg GTATTGTCCATGAGAATGTGAAGATGGGTTCAGATGGGGAGAGCGACCAGGCATCAGGGACATCTTCTGATGAGGTCCAGAGTCCAGTCAGGGTCCGCATGCGGAACAACCACCATCGGCGCATCTCTAATGAG GACATCAACAAGCGTTTGTCTCTCCCGGCTGATATCAGGCTACCGGAGGGCTACTTGGAGAAGTTTGCCATGAACAGCCCGCCTTTCGACAAGCCCATGAGCCGCAGGCTACGACGCGCTTCATTG TCTGAAATCGGCTTTGGGAAACTTGAGACCTACATCAAACTGGATAAACTAGGGGAG GGGACCTATGCTACAGTGTTTAAGGGGCGAAGCAAGTTAACAGACAACTTAGTAGCTCTGAAGGAGATCCGGCTGGAGCATGAGGAGGGTGCGCCCTGCACTGCCATCAGAGAAG TGTCTCTACTGAAAGACTTGAAGCACGCCAATATTGTCACTCTCCATGACATTATCCACACTGACAAGTGCCTGACACTCGTGTTTGAGTATCTG GAAAAAGATCTGAAGCAGTACATGGATGACTGCGGGAACATCATGAGTGTTCACAATGTCAAG ATATTTCTCTTCCAGCTGTTGCGAGGTCTGGCATACTGCCACAGAAGGAAGGTCCTCCACAGAGACCTTAAACCTCAGAACCTGCTGATCAATGAAAAGGGAGAGCTCAAACTGGCAGACTTTG GTTTGGCGAGAGCCAAGTCTGTTCCCACAAAGACCTACTCCAATGAAGTTGTGACATTATGGTACAGACCACCCGATGTTCTTCTAGGCTCCACTGAGTACTCCACACCCATTGATATGTG GGGTGTTGGATGCATCTTTTATGAAATGATCACTGGCAGACCTCTCTTCCCTGGATCCACTGTGGAGGATGAGCTTCATCTCATATTTCGTATCCTAG GTACCCCCACAGAAGAGACTTGGCCTGGTAGCACGACCAGTGAAGAGTTCAAGACGTACAATTTCCCCCAGTACAATGCAGAGCCTCTCGTCAACCACGCACCaag GATAGACAGTGATGGTCATGACTTGCTCTCAATGCTTCTACAG tTTGAGGCTAAGAAACGGGTATCAGCTGAGGATGCTCTCAGACAATCGTATTTCAGGAGCCTCGGGGAGGAGGTTCAAACACTGGCTGACA CTGCCTCAATCTTCTCTGTAAAGGGCATTCAGCTACAGAAAGATCCAGGGAAAAGGTCCTCTGTCTACCCAGAGTCAG cgatgGCCCATAAGCTAGGCTCCGCACCCTCGCAGTACTTCCAGAGAGAAGCAGCCAATCCCAGGGCTCAGAGTCACAATCTGTCTTCCACTTCCACTGGCTGA
- the LOC132989290 gene encoding cyclin-dependent kinase 17-like isoform X1: MYSHTPLVVFSGITPLLPLGIHTAAAIWLIIAGRDSCVYKRKPVGPGGTIEKMDRMKIIKRRLSMSLRSARPVDDSLSELAEQMALDEPSTARDNEPMVVCALHPPASHSAPSFLRQYAGHLGRTALRREPGGGLERDRAFLNLHRTGSLGIVHENVKMGSDGESDQASGTSSDEVQSPVRVRMRNNHHRRISNEDINKRLSLPADIRLPEGYLEKFAMNSPPFDKPMSRRLRRASLSEIGFGKLETYIKLDKLGEGTYATVFKGRSKLTDNLVALKEIRLEHEEGAPCTAIREVSLLKDLKHANIVTLHDIIHTDKCLTLVFEYLEKDLKQYMDDCGNIMSVHNVKIFLFQLLRGLAYCHRRKVLHRDLKPQNLLINEKGELKLADFGLARAKSVPTKTYSNEVVTLWYRPPDVLLGSTEYSTPIDMWGVGCIFYEMITGRPLFPGSTVEDELHLIFRILGTPTEETWPGSTTSEEFKTYNFPQYNAEPLVNHAPRIDSDGHDLLSMLLQFEAKKRVSAEDALRQSYFRSLGEEVQTLADTASIFSVKGIQLQKDPGKRSSVYPESAMAHKLGSAPSQYFQREAANPRAQSHNLSSTSTG, from the exons GCCTGTGGGCCCTGGTGGTACCATTGAGAAGATGGACAGGATGAAGATAATCAAGCGGAGGCTGTCCATGTCTCTACGTAGCGCTCGGCCAGTCGACGACTCGCTATCAGAACTGGCAGAACAGATGGCCTTGGACGAGCCATCCACAGCCAGGGACAATG AGCCGATGGTGGTGTGCGCCCTGCACCCTCCCGCCTCACACAGTGCTCCCTCCTTCCTGCGTCAATATGCTGGTCATCTGGGCCGCACCGCCCTGCGCAGAGAGCCAGGCGGGGGGCTGGAAAGAGACAGAGCCTTCCTAAACCTACACAGAACTGGATCTCtgg GTATTGTCCATGAGAATGTGAAGATGGGTTCAGATGGGGAGAGCGACCAGGCATCAGGGACATCTTCTGATGAGGTCCAGAGTCCAGTCAGGGTCCGCATGCGGAACAACCACCATCGGCGCATCTCTAATGAG GACATCAACAAGCGTTTGTCTCTCCCGGCTGATATCAGGCTACCGGAGGGCTACTTGGAGAAGTTTGCCATGAACAGCCCGCCTTTCGACAAGCCCATGAGCCGCAGGCTACGACGCGCTTCATTG TCTGAAATCGGCTTTGGGAAACTTGAGACCTACATCAAACTGGATAAACTAGGGGAG GGGACCTATGCTACAGTGTTTAAGGGGCGAAGCAAGTTAACAGACAACTTAGTAGCTCTGAAGGAGATCCGGCTGGAGCATGAGGAGGGTGCGCCCTGCACTGCCATCAGAGAAG TGTCTCTACTGAAAGACTTGAAGCACGCCAATATTGTCACTCTCCATGACATTATCCACACTGACAAGTGCCTGACACTCGTGTTTGAGTATCTG GAAAAAGATCTGAAGCAGTACATGGATGACTGCGGGAACATCATGAGTGTTCACAATGTCAAG ATATTTCTCTTCCAGCTGTTGCGAGGTCTGGCATACTGCCACAGAAGGAAGGTCCTCCACAGAGACCTTAAACCTCAGAACCTGCTGATCAATGAAAAGGGAGAGCTCAAACTGGCAGACTTTG GTTTGGCGAGAGCCAAGTCTGTTCCCACAAAGACCTACTCCAATGAAGTTGTGACATTATGGTACAGACCACCCGATGTTCTTCTAGGCTCCACTGAGTACTCCACACCCATTGATATGTG GGGTGTTGGATGCATCTTTTATGAAATGATCACTGGCAGACCTCTCTTCCCTGGATCCACTGTGGAGGATGAGCTTCATCTCATATTTCGTATCCTAG GTACCCCCACAGAAGAGACTTGGCCTGGTAGCACGACCAGTGAAGAGTTCAAGACGTACAATTTCCCCCAGTACAATGCAGAGCCTCTCGTCAACCACGCACCaag GATAGACAGTGATGGTCATGACTTGCTCTCAATGCTTCTACAG tTTGAGGCTAAGAAACGGGTATCAGCTGAGGATGCTCTCAGACAATCGTATTTCAGGAGCCTCGGGGAGGAGGTTCAAACACTGGCTGACA CTGCCTCAATCTTCTCTGTAAAGGGCATTCAGCTACAGAAAGATCCAGGGAAAAGGTCCTCTGTCTACCCAGAGTCAG cgatgGCCCATAAGCTAGGCTCCGCACCCTCGCAGTACTTCCAGAGAGAAGCAGCCAATCCCAGGGCTCAGAGTCACAATCTGTCTTCCACTTCCACTGGCTGA
- the LOC132989290 gene encoding cyclin-dependent kinase 16-like isoform X7 yields MDTSGNPQGCPARAPSAGEPRIGEARMGEGLRMGERDTPLRLSPFRMLRVLDSCRPPGNRIGIVHENVKMGSDGESDQASGTSSDEVQSPVRVRMRNNHHRRISNEDINKRLSLPADIRLPEGYLEKFAMNSPPFDKPMSRRLRRASLSEIGFGKLETYIKLDKLGEGTYATVFKGRSKLTDNLVALKEIRLEHEEGAPCTAIREVSLLKDLKHANIVTLHDIIHTDKCLTLVFEYLEKDLKQYMDDCGNIMSVHNVKIFLFQLLRGLAYCHRRKVLHRDLKPQNLLINEKGELKLADFGLARAKSVPTKTYSNEVVTLWYRPPDVLLGSTEYSTPIDMWGVGCIFYEMITGRPLFPGSTVEDELHLIFRILGTPTEETWPGSTTSEEFKTYNFPQYNAEPLVNHAPRIDSDGHDLLSMLLQFEAKKRVSAEDALRQSYFRSLGEEVQTLADTASIFSVKGIQLQKDPGKRSSVYPESAMAHKLGSAPSQYFQREAANPRAQSHNLSSTSTG; encoded by the exons ATGGATACGTCGGGCAACCCTCAAGGGTGCCCTGCTCGCGCTCCCAGTGCAGGAGAACCGAGAATAGGGGAGGCTAGGATGGGCGAGGGGCTTAGaatgggggagagagacacCCCACTGAGGCTGTCACCTTTTCGTATGCTTCGGGTGCTGGACTCATGCCGTCCTCCAGGAAACCGTATCG GTATTGTCCATGAGAATGTGAAGATGGGTTCAGATGGGGAGAGCGACCAGGCATCAGGGACATCTTCTGATGAGGTCCAGAGTCCAGTCAGGGTCCGCATGCGGAACAACCACCATCGGCGCATCTCTAATGAG GACATCAACAAGCGTTTGTCTCTCCCGGCTGATATCAGGCTACCGGAGGGCTACTTGGAGAAGTTTGCCATGAACAGCCCGCCTTTCGACAAGCCCATGAGCCGCAGGCTACGACGCGCTTCATTG TCTGAAATCGGCTTTGGGAAACTTGAGACCTACATCAAACTGGATAAACTAGGGGAG GGGACCTATGCTACAGTGTTTAAGGGGCGAAGCAAGTTAACAGACAACTTAGTAGCTCTGAAGGAGATCCGGCTGGAGCATGAGGAGGGTGCGCCCTGCACTGCCATCAGAGAAG TGTCTCTACTGAAAGACTTGAAGCACGCCAATATTGTCACTCTCCATGACATTATCCACACTGACAAGTGCCTGACACTCGTGTTTGAGTATCTG GAAAAAGATCTGAAGCAGTACATGGATGACTGCGGGAACATCATGAGTGTTCACAATGTCAAG ATATTTCTCTTCCAGCTGTTGCGAGGTCTGGCATACTGCCACAGAAGGAAGGTCCTCCACAGAGACCTTAAACCTCAGAACCTGCTGATCAATGAAAAGGGAGAGCTCAAACTGGCAGACTTTG GTTTGGCGAGAGCCAAGTCTGTTCCCACAAAGACCTACTCCAATGAAGTTGTGACATTATGGTACAGACCACCCGATGTTCTTCTAGGCTCCACTGAGTACTCCACACCCATTGATATGTG GGGTGTTGGATGCATCTTTTATGAAATGATCACTGGCAGACCTCTCTTCCCTGGATCCACTGTGGAGGATGAGCTTCATCTCATATTTCGTATCCTAG GTACCCCCACAGAAGAGACTTGGCCTGGTAGCACGACCAGTGAAGAGTTCAAGACGTACAATTTCCCCCAGTACAATGCAGAGCCTCTCGTCAACCACGCACCaag GATAGACAGTGATGGTCATGACTTGCTCTCAATGCTTCTACAG tTTGAGGCTAAGAAACGGGTATCAGCTGAGGATGCTCTCAGACAATCGTATTTCAGGAGCCTCGGGGAGGAGGTTCAAACACTGGCTGACA CTGCCTCAATCTTCTCTGTAAAGGGCATTCAGCTACAGAAAGATCCAGGGAAAAGGTCCTCTGTCTACCCAGAGTCAG cgatgGCCCATAAGCTAGGCTCCGCACCCTCGCAGTACTTCCAGAGAGAAGCAGCCAATCCCAGGGCTCAGAGTCACAATCTGTCTTCCACTTCCACTGGCTGA